One Oncorhynchus clarkii lewisi isolate Uvic-CL-2024 chromosome 31, UVic_Ocla_1.0, whole genome shotgun sequence DNA segment encodes these proteins:
- the LOC139391108 gene encoding glycerophosphocholine cholinephosphodiesterase ENPP6 isoform X1: MSRLSLACAIAILAVLLSGSCLASRKLLVFLIDGFRYDYMDDLQNLPGFKEIMDNGVKVDYMTPDFPSLSYPNYYSLMTGRYCEVHQMTGNYMWDQGSLKEFLIGINPDSRLPMWWDGSEPIWVTMQKLGKKVFMYYWPGCEVEILGVRPSFCEEYVYNPTERNLTDSIERALDGLRSGRADMAAVYYEKIDVEGHHYGPMSSQVKTAVQRLDIAFQVLNQKIKEKDLRDELNVIMFSDHGMTEIKWMEKVIELVTYINMSDVVKMMDRGPVVSLWPKQAKYEEVYRALSSVRNMNVYRRNQVPDRFHYKGGKFVSSLTLVADPGWFITESKSKLPFWQNSSSPEPQGWQHGWHGYDNEFVDMRGFFLAQGPDFKRNVRAAPIRAVDVYNLMCRTLGILPLPNNGSWSRVEYLLSGSVGLAWPSPLWALGLLVLVLSLQA; the protein is encoded by the exons ATGTCCAGACTGAGCCTGGCCTGCGCTATCGCCATTCTCGCAGTGCTTTTGTCGGGATCCTGCCTCGCCAGCCGCAAACTTCTGGTGTTCCTCATCGATGGTTTTCGATATGATTACATGGACGATCTGCAAAACTTGCCTGGGTTTAAAGAGATTATGGATAATGGGGTCAAAGTGGATTACATGACCCCCGACTTCCCCAGCCTTTCATACCCCAATTACTACTCACTAATGACAG GCCGGTACTGTGAAGTGCACCAAATGACAGGGAATTACATGTGGGATCAGGGCTCTCTCAAGGAATTCCTAATCGGCATCAACCCAGACAGTCGGCTGCCAATGTGGTGGGACGGGTCTGAGCCCATCTGGGTAACCATGCAGAAACTCGGGAAGAAAGTCTTCATGTACTATTGGCCCG GTTGTGAGGTGGAGATTCTGGGTGTGAGACCTTCGTTCTGTGAGGAATACGTCTACAATCCCACAGAGAGAAATCTGACAGATTCTATTGAAAGAGCTCTCGATGGTTTACG TAGTGGCAGAGCAGACATGGCTGCTGTGTACTATGAGAAGATTGACGTAGAGGGGCATCACTATGGCCCCATGTCTTCTCAGGTGAAGACTGCTGTTCAGAGGCTGGACATCGCCTTCCAGGTGCTAAACCAAAAAATTAAG GAGAAGGACCTGCGTGACGAGCTGAACGTCATCATGTTCTCCGACCATGGGATGACAGAGATCAAGTGGATGGAGAAAGTCATTGAGCTTGTGACGTACATAAACATGTCTGACGTTGTCAAGATGATGGACCGGGGGCCTGTCGTCAGTCTGTGGCCAAAACAAGCTAAATATGAGGAG GTCTACAGAGCACTGAGCAGTGTACGGAACATGAATGTCTACAGGAGGAATCAGGTCCCTGATCGCTTCCATTACAAGGGGGGGAAGTTTGTCTCCAGTCTGACCCTGGTGGCTGACCCTGGCTGGTTCATAACAGAG AGCAAGTCCAAACTGCCTTTCTGGCAGAACAGCAGTTCACCAGAGCCGCAGGGATGGCAGCATGGTTGGCACGGCTACGACAACGAGTTTGTGGACATGCGGGGCTTCTTCTTAGCACAGGGACCAG ATTTCAAGAGGAATGTGCGTGCGGCCCCTATCAGAGCAGTGGATGTCTACAACCTGATGTGTAGGACTCTGGGGATTCTGCCTCTGCCCAACAACGGTTCCTGGTCCCGGGTGGAGTACCTTCTCAGTGGCTCTGTGGGCCTGGCCTGGCCTAGTCCTCTCTGGGCTCTGGGTCTACTAGTCCTGGTGCTGTCTCTACAGGCTTAG
- the LOC139391108 gene encoding glycerophosphocholine cholinephosphodiesterase ENPP6 isoform X2, whose protein sequence is MSRLSLACAIAILAVLLSGSCLASRKLLVFLIDGFRYDYMDDLQNLPGFKEIMDNGVKVDYMTPDFPSLSYPNYYSLMTGRYCEVHQMTGNYMWDQGSLKEFLIGINPDSRLPMWWDGSEPIWVTMQKLGKKVFMYYWPGCEVEILGVRPSFCEEYVYNPTERNLTDSIERALDGLRSGRADMAAVYYEKIDVEGHHYGPMSSQVKTAVQRLDIAFQVLNQKIKEKDLRDELNVIMFSDHGMTEIKWMEKVIELVTYINMSDVVKMMDRGPVVSLWPKQAKYEEVYRALSSVRNMNVYRRNQVPDRFHYKGGKFVSSLTLVADPGWFITESKSKLPFWQNSSSPEPQGWQHGWHGYDNEFVDMRGFFLAQGPDDPAGEEAGCGGPGLAWLHVVCGCEAGWMCCQIL, encoded by the exons ATGTCCAGACTGAGCCTGGCCTGCGCTATCGCCATTCTCGCAGTGCTTTTGTCGGGATCCTGCCTCGCCAGCCGCAAACTTCTGGTGTTCCTCATCGATGGTTTTCGATATGATTACATGGACGATCTGCAAAACTTGCCTGGGTTTAAAGAGATTATGGATAATGGGGTCAAAGTGGATTACATGACCCCCGACTTCCCCAGCCTTTCATACCCCAATTACTACTCACTAATGACAG GCCGGTACTGTGAAGTGCACCAAATGACAGGGAATTACATGTGGGATCAGGGCTCTCTCAAGGAATTCCTAATCGGCATCAACCCAGACAGTCGGCTGCCAATGTGGTGGGACGGGTCTGAGCCCATCTGGGTAACCATGCAGAAACTCGGGAAGAAAGTCTTCATGTACTATTGGCCCG GTTGTGAGGTGGAGATTCTGGGTGTGAGACCTTCGTTCTGTGAGGAATACGTCTACAATCCCACAGAGAGAAATCTGACAGATTCTATTGAAAGAGCTCTCGATGGTTTACG TAGTGGCAGAGCAGACATGGCTGCTGTGTACTATGAGAAGATTGACGTAGAGGGGCATCACTATGGCCCCATGTCTTCTCAGGTGAAGACTGCTGTTCAGAGGCTGGACATCGCCTTCCAGGTGCTAAACCAAAAAATTAAG GAGAAGGACCTGCGTGACGAGCTGAACGTCATCATGTTCTCCGACCATGGGATGACAGAGATCAAGTGGATGGAGAAAGTCATTGAGCTTGTGACGTACATAAACATGTCTGACGTTGTCAAGATGATGGACCGGGGGCCTGTCGTCAGTCTGTGGCCAAAACAAGCTAAATATGAGGAG GTCTACAGAGCACTGAGCAGTGTACGGAACATGAATGTCTACAGGAGGAATCAGGTCCCTGATCGCTTCCATTACAAGGGGGGGAAGTTTGTCTCCAGTCTGACCCTGGTGGCTGACCCTGGCTGGTTCATAACAGAG AGCAAGTCCAAACTGCCTTTCTGGCAGAACAGCAGTTCACCAGAGCCGCAGGGATGGCAGCATGGTTGGCACGGCTACGACAACGAGTTTGTGGACATGCGGGGCTTCTTCTTAGCACAGGGACCAG acgatcccgcaggtgaagaagccggatgtggaggtcctgggctggcgtggttacatgtggtctgcggttgtgaggctggttggatgtgctgccaaattctctaa